In the genome of Gadus morhua chromosome 14, gadMor3.0, whole genome shotgun sequence, one region contains:
- the cyb5b gene encoding cytochrome b5 type B, giving the protein MGEEMKNSNTEDVTETLDNCVKYYTLEEITAHNTSKDTWLIIHDKVYDVSSFLEEHPGGEEVLLEQAGADATESFEDVGHSIDAREILLQYFIGELHMDDRGKNNSKEIYVSTSGESSSWTTWMIPAVAALIVGLVYRYYMLEHKSS; this is encoded by the exons ATGGGTGAGGAAATGAAGAACTCCAACACGGAAGATGTTACAGAAACGTTGGATAACTGTGTCAAATATTACACACTGGAAGAAATAACGGCGCACAATACGAGCAAAGACACTTGGCTTATCATTCACGATAAAGTCTACGACGTTTCAAGTTTCCTAGAGGAG CATCCTGGAGGCGAGGAGGTGTTGCTAGAACAGGCCGGCGCCGATGCAACGGAGAGCTTCGAGGATGTGGGTCACTCTATAGACGCGAGAGAGATTCTTCTGCAGTACTTCATTGGGGAGCTTCATATG GACGACAGGGGGAAAAATAACTCGAAG GAGATCTATGTCAGTACTTCTGGAGAGTCAAG CTCATGGACCACGTGGATGATTCCGGCTGTTGCTGCTCTTATTGTGGGTCTTGTGTATCGTTACTATATGCTGGAGCACAAGTCCTCTTGA